One window of the Rosa rugosa chromosome 3, drRosRugo1.1, whole genome shotgun sequence genome contains the following:
- the LOC133737530 gene encoding uncharacterized protein LOC133737530: MFESIVRVAEIYCFRSSNVVSEPSISSPNIDVELPLSIPEPNIDVEPPPSIPEPQNNINDLERDPGLRCAIWKYPVNERDSIRKAYVLLGPFQPKLTFPFIKQGSQQRKFQFSWFKDNPWLEYSIALDRAYCFPCFLFDTENSHHHAFTVDGFKNWKRVCGGDNMLMKHVGGLNSPHHAAMHKWDLLRNPTKQIETFFQSKSLKDVEDNL, from the exons ATGTTCGAGTCTATTGTTAGAGTAGCTGAAATCTACTGCTTTCGAag TTCAAATGTGGTTTCTGAACCTTCCATATCCTCTCCAAATATTGATGTTGAACTTCCACTTTCCATTCCTGAACCAAATATTGATGTTGAACCTCCACCTTCCATTCCTGAACCACAAAATAATATCAATGATCTTGAACGTGATCCTGGATTACGTTGTGCCATATGGAAATATCCAGTGAATGAGCGTGATAGTATTCGAAAAGCCTATGTCTTGTTGGGTCCATTTCAACCCAAGTTAACATTTCCATTCATCAAACAAGGGAGTCAACAACGTAAATTTCAGTTTTCTTGGTTCAAGGATAATCCATGGCTAGAATATTCAATTGCTCTTGATAGGGCATATTGCttcccttgttttctatttGACACTGAAAATTCTCACCATCATGCATTCACCGTTGATGGGTTTAAAAATTGGAAGAGGGTTTGTGGTGGTGATAATATGTTGATGAAGCACGTAGGAGGCCTTAATTCTCCCCATCATGCTGCAATGCACAAATGGGATTTATTAAGAAATCCTACCAAACAAATTGAAACATTTTTTCAGTCAAAATCTTTGAAAGATGTGGAAGACAATCTTTGA